From Halomarina ordinaria:
TTCCGCTCGACCTCGTCGACCGACCGCTCGACCTCGTGGACCCGTTCGCGCGGGATGCGACGGACGGTCCCGGTGCCGTCGTCGGCCTCGTCCCAGAGGACCCAGTGGTCGTCCACGTAGGCGACGCGCTCGTTGTCGACCCGCTCCGTGACGACGTCCTCCTCGGGCGTCTCGTAGGTGATGGCGGCGGTCCCGACGTCCATCCGGCTTACAGGTCGTCGAGCCGAATCTCGTCGTCGGTGACCTCCGCGATGGACGCCTCCTGCAGCGGGTAGGTGTCCTCGTCGCTGTCGCCCCAGCCCAGTTTCGACATCACCGTGTCGGTGACGCCGGGGTCGGGGTCGACGTGTGCGGTCCCGTGTTCGACGTCGACGACGCGACCGACCGTCTCGCCGCGTGCATCTACGACCTTCTTCCCCTCGTCGTCTTCGGTGATATCTCGTACGGACATCGCACTCTCACTCACTCGGCCGAACGGCTTCACCGATGAGCCTGCGTCCGCAGGTGGTTGATGTGACCCCTCGAACACCACGCACCGAGAACGAGAATACATCGAACGTAGACTATGTTCGGACCGACCACCCGGGAGAACTTACGCCAGCGGCGTGCGTTCGACGACGGTCCCGTCGTAAGTCGGGTACTGTTCGACGATTTCACCCTGCTCCGCGTCGCCGCTCGCACCTTTTTCGTCGTCGGGTGCGCTCGCAGGCTCGCGCACCACTCCTCGAAAAATCTGCACCAAAAATCCCGGAGCCTCGCTTCC
This genomic window contains:
- a CDS encoding PRC-barrel domain containing protein; protein product: MSVRDITEDDEGKKVVDARGETVGRVVDVEHGTAHVDPDPGVTDTVMSKLGWGDSDEDTYPLQEASIAEVTDDEIRLDDL